In Salmo trutta chromosome 37, fSalTru1.1, whole genome shotgun sequence, the following proteins share a genomic window:
- the LOC115177047 gene encoding gamma-glutamylcyclotransferase: protein MSYLTYTILLALFHQQIASKAVPATAENNGTSVSNTSVSDYFMYFAYGSNLLKERLQLKNPSAVFVTTGNLKDHVIKFGYWKKEFNNNNSWHGGVATIEESKGDVVWGVVWKMDKDNLISLDKQEGVGIGFYSPLDVTINTDEGEVLCRTYQMNNFTVHKTSPPYKQVVCLGAKQNGLPLDYIKKLEAVETNGYSGPSILDDITMLTPADKGKSL, encoded by the exons ATGTCATATCTTACTTACACGATTTTACTTGCACTGTTCCATCAACAAATTGCGTCAAAAGCGGTTCCTGCCACCGCTGAAAATAATGGAACAAGTGTTTCAAACACATCCGTGTCCGACTACTTTATGTATTTCGCTTATGGCAGTAATCTGTTGAAGGAAAGACTGCAGCTGAAGAATCCATCCGCGGTTTTTGTTACAACGGGCAATTTGAAG GATCATGTGATTAAATTTGGATACTGGAAGAAagagttcaacaacaacaactctTGGCATGGTGGTGTTGCTACTATAGAAGAGTCCAAGGGAGATGTGGTCTGGGGAGTGGTCTGGAAGATGGACAAGGACAACCTCATCAGTTTAGACAA gcaGGAAGGAGTGGGAATAGGATTCTACAGTCCACTAGATGTTACCATTAACACAGATGAGGGAGAGGTCCTCTGCCGAACCTACCAGATGAACAACTTCACAGTTCACAAGACCTCGCCTCCATACAAACAG GTTGTTTGTCTTGGAGCAAAACAAAACGGCTTACCTCTGGATTACATTAAGAAGCTGGAGGCAGTGGAAACCAACGGCTACAGCGGTCCGTCCATTTTAGATGACATCACCATGTTGACACCTGCTGATAAAGGAAAAAGCTTGTAG
- the LOC115176947 gene encoding nucleotide-binding oligomerization domain-containing protein 1-like, whose protein sequence is MHIMGSSAEEARAELTDHVSTVQLFTLHRELLVSQVKSTQCILDNLLQSGFLCIEDTEIIQRSATKTDQVRKILELVQSKGEQACEYFLYILYKVYDAYIDLQPWLKEINYQPSDFIRHIPVKNTDPISRYCEKLRHELGRDTCFIASYAQREETLLEELYTDTLMELLNDRNESLGHLEGLEQLLGEQGVFNPQAETVLITGDAGVGKSILLQKLQRLWSKREVEQTNAMFFFKFRCRMFSTIKETDEISLRDLLFKYNCYPDHDVDNEVFSYILRFPKKVLFTFDGYDENQADLDLGNVPEVVSPEEKTHPLLLLINLLCGKLLNGSWKVLTARTGTAVQSRVIRKRVALRGFSPAHLKTYTNLHFKEQEHRDLVSVQLDASPHLCGLCSIPLFCWIVFKSFKHLRSVYDDFDLPEACVTLTNIFLLLSEVFFSRGGAPPPGLLKRNTRCPADTFRAGLRPLTAFSKLALLGTERGGFVFDQEEVASCGLTEEDFQVGFLRLVSRYDACGNPSTFEFLHLTLQSFLAAFSLVLDEQASVGNILKFFTECSRRDNTSCLSCVFPCIGGSSKPRGKDPFKTNEHLQYANLFLCGLLSKANAGLLEHMVPPVLLKRKRAVLKSYLSTSVRSHLRGLPLHSTEQEGSKVHVLPNFLWMLRCIFETGSEEVAQLTAKGITADYIKLGYCNVFSGDCSALNFVLQHRRKRLGVDMDNNNISDYGVKQLRPSFSKMTVVRLCVNQISDSSIEVLAEELIKQRVVEVLGLYNNHITDIGAKLIAHIIEECLKLRVVKVGSNKFTSVGGRYLASAIQKSSSIFDVGMWENSIGDEGARAFAEALRNHPSLTNLCLSANGITSEGGRSLAKALKDNSRLRIFWLVQNELSDDVAPDMAELIRSNTGLSHLWLINNQLTVDGIRQLSEALSHNTSLKEICLKGNCLSEEEEKLFEAEGRLCFH, encoded by the exons ATGCATATTATGGGCTCCAGTGCCGAGGAAGCCCGTGCTGAACTAACGGACCATGTGTCCACTGTCCAACTGTTCACCTTGCACCGTGAACTACTGGTCTCCCAGGTGAAGAGCACGCAGTGCATTCTGGATAACCTCCTACAAAGTGGCTTTCTGTGTATTGAGGATACAGAAATCAtccagcgctcagccaccaagaCAGACCAG GTGCGTAAAATCCTGGAATTGGTCCAAAGCAAAGGGGAGCAGGCATGTGAATACTTCCTATATATTCTCTACAAAGTTTATGATGCATACATAGACCTCCAACCATGGCTTAAAGAGATCAACTACCAGCCATCAGACTTCATACGGCACATACCAGTAAAGAACACGGACCCTA tTAGTAGGTACTGTGAGAAGCTGAGGCACGAGCTGGGCCGAGACACATGCTTCATTGCATCCTACGCCCAGCGAGAGGAAACCCTGCTGGAGGAGCTCTATACTGACACCCTGATGGAGCTCCTGAATGACCGCAATGAGAGCCTGGGCCACCTGGAGGGTCTGGAGCAGCTCCTGGGAGAGCAGGGTGTCTTTAACCCACAGGCAGAGACGGTGCTCATCACGGGGGATGCTGGGGTGGGCAAGTCCATCCTCCTCCAGAAGCTCCAGAGGCTGTGGTCCAAGAGGGAGGTGGAACAGACAAACGCCATGTTCTTCTTCAAGTTCCGCTGTAGGATGTTCAGCACAATCAAGGAGACAGACGAGATCTCACTCAGGGACCTGCTTTTCAAATACAACTGCTACCCTGACCACGACGTGGACAATGAGGTGTTCAGCTACATCCTCCGCTTCCCCAAAAAGGTTCTCTTTACGTTTGATGGCTATGATGAGAACCAGGCTGATCTGGACCTGGGGAACGTGCCTGAGGTGGTTTCTCCAGAGGAGAAGACTCACCCTCTTCTGCTGCTCATTAACCTGCTCTGTGGGAAGCTGCTCAATGGTTCCTGGAAGGTCCTGACGGCTCGGACAGGCACTGCGGTCCAGAGCAGGGTGATCCGGAAGAGGGTGGCACTGCGTGGGTTCTCTCCGGCCCACCTTAAAACCTACACCAACCTACACTTCAAAGAGCAGGAGCACCGGGACCTGGTCTCAGTCCAGCTGGATGCCAGCCCCCACCTCTGTGGCCTCTGCTCCATCCCCCTCTTCTGCTGGATCGTCTTCAAGAGCTTTAAACACCTGCGCTCAGTCTACGATGACTTTGATCTGCCAGAGGCTTGCGTGACCCTCACTAACATATTCCTTCTGCTTTCTGAAGTCTTCTTCAGCCGGGGGGGCGCTCCCCCACCGGGCCTCCTGAAGAGAAACACCAGGTGCCCCGCTGATACCTTCAGGGCAGGGCTGAGGCCACTGACAGCCTTCTCCAAGCTAGCTCTGCTGGGCACGGAGAGAGGAGGCTTTGTGTTCGACCAGGAGGAGGTGGCTTCCTGTGGCCTGACTGAGGAGGACTTTCAGGTGGGTTTCCTCCGACTGGTCAGCCGCTACGATGCCTGTGGAAACCCTTCTACCTTTGAGTTCCTTCACCTCACCCTGCAGTCCTTCTTGGCTGCATTCTCTCTGGTTCTGGACGAACAGGCCAGCGTTGGCAACATCCTCAAGTTCTTCACCGAGTGCAGCAGGAGGGACAACACATCTTGTTTATCATGTGTCTTTCCCTGCATCGGTGGCTCCTCCAAACCCAGGGGAAAGGATCCGTTCAAGACCAACGAGCATCTCCAGTACGCCAACCTCTTCCTGTGTGGACTGCTGTCTAAGGCCAACGCCGGCCTGCTGGAGCACATGGTTCCTCCAGTGCTACTGAAGAGGAAGCGGGCGGTCCTCAAGTCCTACCTGTCCACCAGCGTGAGGTCCCACCTCCGCGGCCTGCCACTccacagcacagagcaggagggcaGCAAGGTGCATGTGCTGCCCAACTTCCTGTGGATGCTGCGCTGCATCTTCGAGACAGGAAGTGAAGAGGTGGCCCAGCTGACTGCGAAGGGCATCACAGCTGACTATATCAAGCTGGGCTACTGTAATGTGTTCTCTGGTGACTGCAGTGCCCTCAACTTTGTGCTGCAGCACCGGCGGAAGAGGCTAGGGGTGGACatggacaacaacaacatcagtgACTATGGGGTCAAGCAGCTCAGGCCTTCATTCAGTAAGATGACCGTGGTGAG GTTGTGTGTCAATCAGATCTCAGACAGCAGCATTGAAGTACTGGCTGAGGAGCTTATCAAACAGAGAGTGGTGGAGGTTCTGGG ACTTTACAATAATCATATCACGGACATCGGAGCCAAGCTAATTGCTCATATCATTGAGGAATGTCTTAAGTTAAGAGTCGTCAA GGTTGGCAGCAACAAGTTCACCAGTGTGGGTGGCAGGTATCTGGCCAGTGCCATTCAGAAGAGCTCATCTATCTTTGATGTGGG AATGTGGGAGAACAGCATTGGGGATGAAGGAGCAAGAGCATTCGCAGAGGCCCTGAGGAATCACCCAAGTCTTACCAACCTCTG tctctcagcCAATGGCATCACTTCAGAAGGTGGGCGGAGCTTGGCCAAAGCACTGAAAGACAATAGCAGGCTCCGAATTTTCTG GTTGGTGCAAAACGAGTTGTCAGATGATGTAGCACCAGACATGGCAGAACTGATCAGATCCAACACGGGTCTATCTCACCTCTG GTTAATCAATAATCAGCTGACAGTGGATGGAATCAGACAGCTGTCAGAGGCTCTCTCCCACAACACGTCACTCAAAGAGATCTG TTTGAAAGGAAACTGTCTTTCTGAAGAGGAAGAGAAGCTGTTTGAGGCTGAGGGAAGGCTATGCTTCCACTGA